Proteins encoded in a region of the Mycolicibacterium duvalii genome:
- the pheS gene encoding phenylalanine--tRNA ligase subunit alpha: protein MADQPVDLSDDALAEAVSAARRAFEQAADLDELARAKTEHLGDRAPVAVARQALGTLPKAERADAGKRVNVARTETQRAYDTRLAELRAERDAAVLVAERIDVTLPSTRQPVGARHPITILAENIADTFVAMGWELAEGPEVETEQFNFDALNFPPDHPARSEQDTFHVAPDGSRQVLRTHTSPVQIRALLERELPVYIISIGRTFRTDELDATHTPVFHQVEGLAVDKGLTMAHLRGTLDAFARAQFGPQGRTRFRPHFFPFTEPSAEVDIWFPNKKGGPGWVEWGGCGMVNPNVLRACGIDPDVYSGFAFGMGLERTLQFRNGIPDMRDMVEGDVRFSLPFGVGA, encoded by the coding sequence GTGGCTGATCAGCCAGTAGACCTCTCAGACGACGCGTTGGCCGAAGCGGTCAGCGCAGCCCGGCGTGCGTTCGAGCAGGCCGCCGATCTCGACGAGCTCGCTCGGGCCAAGACCGAACACCTCGGCGACCGCGCACCGGTCGCGGTGGCGCGGCAGGCCCTGGGCACGCTGCCCAAAGCCGAGCGGGCCGATGCGGGCAAGCGGGTCAACGTCGCGCGTACCGAGACCCAGCGGGCCTACGACACCCGGCTGGCCGAGTTACGGGCCGAGCGCGACGCCGCGGTGCTCGTGGCCGAACGCATCGACGTGACCTTGCCGTCGACCCGTCAGCCGGTCGGTGCCCGCCACCCCATCACGATCCTCGCCGAGAACATCGCCGACACCTTCGTCGCGATGGGCTGGGAGCTTGCCGAGGGTCCAGAGGTGGAGACCGAGCAGTTCAATTTCGACGCGCTGAACTTTCCGCCGGACCACCCGGCCCGCAGCGAACAGGACACCTTCCACGTGGCCCCGGACGGTTCGCGTCAGGTGCTGCGCACGCACACCTCGCCCGTACAGATTCGCGCGCTCCTCGAGCGTGAGCTGCCGGTCTACATCATCTCCATCGGTCGGACTTTCCGCACCGACGAACTCGACGCCACCCACACCCCGGTGTTCCACCAGGTCGAGGGCCTCGCCGTGGACAAAGGCCTGACCATGGCGCACCTGCGCGGCACCCTCGACGCGTTCGCCCGCGCGCAGTTCGGTCCGCAGGGGCGCACCCGGTTCCGTCCGCACTTCTTCCCGTTCACCGAGCCGTCGGCCGAGGTCGACATCTGGTTCCCGAACAAGAAGGGCGGGCCGGGCTGGGTCGAGTGGGGCGGCTGCGGCATGGTCAACCCGAATGTGCTGCGCGCCTGCGGTATCGACCCTGACGTGTATTCCGGCTTCGCCTTCGGTATGGGATTGGAGCGCACCCTGCAGTTCCGCAACGGTATCCCGGACATGCGCGACATGGTCGAGGGCGACGTCCGCTTCTCGTTGCCGTTCGGGGTGGGAGCCTGA